The Peribacillus sp. FSL E2-0218 genome contains a region encoding:
- the argH gene encoding argininosuccinate lyase, whose product MGKLDEFIKNEGSAFPGKTYAEELLMPVFNDQRDYLFHAMFDIHRAHVIMLAEQKIIMESEATIMLEGIRKVAQTELGVLNYQPQFEDLFFMMEAKIGEEIGHELAGKIHIGRSRNDMGVAMYRLVLRGRLLQLIGHVDQLREVFLVQAEKHVETYITGYTHTQPAQPTTLGHYFLAIHDVLQRDSGRLWAAYETVNQSPLGAAALTTTGFPISRDRTAELLGFDSIIENSYDSIAGADYLVETATAIMTCMVDAGRWIQDFLQHVTREFGTFHVADPYVQVSSIMPQKRNPVSIEHSRSIASSAYGDALAAMNMIHNTPFGDIVDTEDDLQPHLYRAFSNAGRVMKLMYAVIATLKVNEGHTKGMAAKSSITVTELADTLSREHKISFRKAHSIASHIAKRSLSEGKELYDWDTKDINKMINEFVSVHIAEDKWKKIISPEYFVEIRSIQGGPSPKEVSRMVVDRKQKLEGEMQQYNEKINALNDRRKALIDY is encoded by the coding sequence ATGGGTAAGCTTGATGAATTTATCAAAAATGAAGGCAGTGCTTTTCCTGGAAAAACATATGCGGAAGAGCTTCTGATGCCTGTTTTTAATGATCAAAGAGATTACTTATTTCATGCCATGTTCGATATTCATCGGGCACATGTCATCATGCTTGCAGAGCAAAAGATCATTATGGAAAGTGAAGCGACCATCATGTTGGAGGGCATTCGGAAAGTGGCTCAAACAGAACTCGGCGTGCTGAACTATCAACCGCAATTCGAAGACTTATTTTTCATGATGGAGGCAAAAATCGGAGAGGAAATCGGCCATGAGCTGGCGGGTAAAATCCATATCGGCCGCAGTCGCAATGATATGGGGGTCGCGATGTACAGGCTCGTATTAAGAGGCCGCCTTCTCCAACTGATTGGTCATGTGGATCAATTGCGAGAAGTATTCCTCGTGCAGGCAGAGAAGCATGTAGAAACTTATATAACCGGCTACACGCATACTCAGCCTGCCCAACCGACAACATTAGGCCACTACTTTCTGGCCATTCATGATGTTCTTCAAAGAGATTCAGGCAGGCTATGGGCAGCATACGAAACGGTGAATCAGTCTCCCCTTGGTGCCGCTGCATTGACCACGACCGGCTTTCCGATCAGCCGGGATCGGACTGCCGAACTGCTTGGCTTCGATTCGATTATTGAAAATTCCTATGACTCGATCGCCGGTGCCGATTATTTGGTGGAAACCGCGACGGCGATCATGACGTGCATGGTTGATGCCGGAAGATGGATTCAGGATTTCCTGCAGCATGTGACAAGGGAATTTGGTACATTTCATGTGGCAGATCCCTATGTCCAAGTAAGCAGCATCATGCCGCAAAAAAGGAATCCTGTCTCCATTGAACATTCCCGGTCGATTGCAAGCAGTGCGTATGGGGATGCCCTAGCTGCCATGAATATGATCCACAATACGCCATTTGGGGATATCGTCGATACGGAAGATGATTTACAGCCGCATTTATACCGGGCTTTTTCGAATGCGGGCCGTGTCATGAAGCTTATGTATGCCGTCATCGCCACTTTGAAAGTAAATGAAGGACATACGAAGGGAATGGCGGCAAAATCCAGTATAACCGTTACTGAATTGGCGGATACGCTCTCAAGGGAGCACAAGATATCCTTCAGAAAAGCCCACTCGATAGCCAGTCATATCGCAAAACGTTCGTTAAGCGAAGGAAAAGAGCTATATGACTGGGACACCAAGGACATTAACAAGATGATAAATGAATTCGTTTCAGTTCATATAGCAGAAGACAAATGGAAAAAAATCATCTCTCCCGAATACTTTGTCGAGATAAGGAGCATCCAGGGCGGACCGAGCCCAAAAGAAGTATCGAGGATGGTAGTGGATAGAAAACAAAAACTAGAAGGAGAGATGCAGCAATATAACGAAAAAATCAACGCTTTAAATGACCGAAGGAAGGCCTTGATCGATTATTGA
- a CDS encoding sodium:solute symporter, with product MKSSLFIILAFLLLAIFLGIRSSKGKDMNLEQWTVGGRGFGAIFVFLLMAGEIYTTFSFLGGSGWAYGKGAPALYVLIYITLSYVLSYWLLPEIWKYAKENKLMSQSDFFVSKYQSPVLGILAAIVGVVSMIPVIVVQLKGLGIIVSEASYGGISMSAAVWMGAISLTIYVMISGIHGSVWTAVIKDTLMIAIIGFLGIYLPIHYFGGFQPMFEAVNAAKPGFLKLPDEGLSVSWFISTVTLLVFGFYMWPQVFSAVYSARSGKIFRKNAIISPIYTLMLLFVFFVGFTAILKVPGLVGADADLSLLRLSIETFDPWFIGIIGGAGLLTALVPGSMLLMSVATLLAKNVYKEIAPAASDRHIVRLAKFLVPAIALIAVYFTLNGGDTMSALILMGYSFITQLFPSLLFSLKKNNPINKYGAIAGIISGLAIVTCITVSHSTIGTLFPSLPQAAKDLNVGIIALAVNFLVMFLVSLAFSKRSMQAEPNINKI from the coding sequence ATGAAGAGCTCCCTTTTCATTATTTTAGCATTTTTACTTTTAGCCATATTTCTAGGCATTCGCTCCTCCAAAGGAAAAGACATGAACCTCGAGCAATGGACGGTCGGCGGACGCGGGTTCGGGGCGATCTTCGTCTTTTTATTGATGGCTGGGGAAATCTATACGACCTTCTCCTTTCTTGGCGGCAGCGGCTGGGCCTACGGCAAAGGTGCCCCCGCCTTATATGTTCTCATATACATCACATTGTCTTACGTATTATCCTATTGGCTCCTTCCTGAAATATGGAAATATGCCAAAGAAAATAAACTGATGTCCCAATCCGACTTTTTTGTTAGCAAATATCAAAGTCCCGTCCTCGGCATACTGGCGGCGATTGTCGGTGTGGTTTCGATGATTCCAGTGATCGTCGTGCAGCTGAAGGGTTTGGGGATCATTGTATCCGAAGCATCTTATGGTGGCATTTCCATGTCTGCGGCGGTTTGGATGGGAGCCATCAGCCTAACCATTTATGTCATGATATCCGGCATACACGGATCTGTCTGGACTGCCGTCATTAAAGATACCTTGATGATTGCCATCATAGGCTTCTTGGGCATTTATTTGCCCATTCATTACTTTGGCGGTTTTCAACCGATGTTCGAAGCAGTCAATGCAGCCAAGCCCGGTTTTCTGAAGCTTCCTGACGAAGGGCTTAGCGTATCATGGTTCATCTCCACGGTAACCTTGCTCGTGTTCGGTTTCTATATGTGGCCGCAAGTTTTCAGTGCGGTATATTCAGCGCGCAGCGGGAAGATCTTTCGAAAGAATGCCATCATCAGCCCCATTTATACACTCATGTTACTATTCGTGTTTTTCGTGGGGTTCACAGCCATATTGAAAGTGCCCGGGCTCGTTGGTGCAGATGCCGACCTCTCCTTGCTCCGCCTTTCGATCGAGACCTTCGATCCATGGTTCATCGGCATAATCGGCGGAGCGGGGTTGCTGACCGCATTGGTTCCGGGATCGATGCTATTGATGAGTGTCGCTACGCTGCTCGCGAAAAACGTCTATAAGGAAATTGCCCCGGCGGCATCCGATAGGCACATTGTAAGATTGGCAAAATTCCTTGTGCCCGCCATAGCCCTTATCGCCGTCTACTTTACCTTGAACGGAGGCGATACGATGTCAGCACTGATTCTCATGGGATACAGTTTCATTACACAGCTCTTCCCGTCCCTTCTCTTTAGTTTGAAAAAGAATAATCCCATCAATAAATATGGTGCAATTGCCGGCATCATCAGTGGGTTGGCCATCGTCACCTGCATTACGGTCAGTCATTCGACAATTGGAACCTTGTTTCCATCCTTGCCGCAAGCGGCGAAAGATTTGAATGTCGGAATCATTGCCTTGGCGGTCAATTTCCTGGTGATGTTCCTAGTAAGCCTTGCTTTCAGTAAGAGGTCCATGCAGGCAGAACCTAATATTAACAAGATTTGA
- a CDS encoding DUF3311 domain-containing protein: MKMIYILTLVPFIGILGFLPFVNRIEPYVWGLPFNMFWMSMWVVLTSVILGIMYKLDPRNREGDQE, translated from the coding sequence ATGAAGATGATCTATATCCTTACACTAGTACCTTTTATAGGCATACTAGGATTCCTGCCTTTTGTGAATAGAATAGAGCCATATGTATGGGGACTGCCCTTCAATATGTTCTGGATGTCGATGTGGGTTGTCCTTACATCGGTGATCTTGGGCATCATGTATAAGCTGGATCCAAGGAATCGCGAAGGTGACCAGGAATGA